Proteins co-encoded in one Salarias fasciatus chromosome 4, fSalaFa1.1, whole genome shotgun sequence genomic window:
- the LOC115386737 gene encoding MAPK regulated corepressor interacting protein 2-like — protein MYTITRGPSKLVTQRRTGPTQQLDSKISDFKHKQTSWNMPDLPAPKIVFNRPNGKKYHHPAPALSDDSQREEIFTPAHEENVKFVYDAWQEVAEQQQQQQQEPEVARQAVHYKETTPGPQMDGFVPIDLDEWWAQRFLANIDKLS, from the exons ATGTACACAATTACAAGAGGTCCCAGCAAACTGGTCACCCAGCGGAGGACAG GGCCCACTCAGCAGCTGGACagcaaaataagtgacttcaagcACAAACAGACATCCTGGAACATGCCTGA cCTTCCTGCACCCAAGATAGTTTTCAACCGTCCGAACGGTAAGAAGTACCATCACCCGGCTCCGGCGCTCTCCGACGACAGTCAGCGCGAGGAGATCTTCACTCCTGCACACGAGGAAAACGTCAAGTTCGTGTACGACG CCTGGCAGGAAgtggcggagcagcagcagcagcagcagcaggagccagaGGTGGCTCGCCAAGCCGTCCACTACAAAGAGACGACGCCCGGCCCGCAGATGGACG GCTTCGTGCCCATAGACCTGGATGAGTGGTGGGCCCAGCGCTTCCTGGCCAACATCGACAAGCTCTCCTGA